The window CTGTTGTTGTATGCTATCTCTGTCAAGATTAGACTGTAACGATGCGGTGTTATACAGGCTAGAGTGTGTGTCGAAGAAGTTCTGCACAGCTCTCAGCTAAACTAATGTAGCTGCAGCATGCTAACGAACCAGGCTTCTGGACGGAATTACTTCCGGCGCCGGAAACACGGCGAAAAAGTAGCATTCAGGCGCGGAGTTAAGATATGTTACATACTGATTTACAGGTATAGAGTTTCTGAGTGTAACGGTTCACTATTGACCGGGGCTCACAGGGTGCCACGTGATTCATGATCGTCCGACACAGGTCTTCCTCTTGTTCTTCTGTTCACGCTACTGATTTGTAATGACCTGCAGTTACATGAGTAACACGTTGCTCAATGAGCGGCCCCACCGTGGGGTTATTTTCCAGATTGCCTTCCCCCCATGTAGGTGGGCGAACGGTCCGCAGATCATTTCTGCCTCACGGGTGGAGCATCACCAAACGGAGTCTGCAGGCACGGTCGAACACGAGGGGAACACACAAACCGAAAACGATATGAATCCTCCATTGCCTAACCCCACTGTCGAGCGGCCTCTCTTGCCTGTCACCTCCGATGTAGAGCCCAGGAGTCCGGCGGGTCGCCGGTGCTCGCGTGGTCGATTGTGGCCTAGAGACGACCCCGCACGAAGCAGCATGAGCCTCGATGGTTTGCTCGAGTCGAATGCTTACCATCTGTTCATACATGTTTCCGGTGTACAGTCGTACTGGTGGTTGCGTTCGTATCGTAGGGCTTTTGTTTGATTTCTCTCCTGGAACAAAtcgtgcagcagcggcatTCTCATACCCCACACCGTCATCACCATGTATATTCAATGGAGGCTCACTTTTCTCCCCCTGGCCTCTGGGTTGTTGGAGGTGGTCATGCAGGCatcggcggcagcagctcagGAAGTGAAAGCAACAGCGTTCTGCACAGAAGGTAGGATTCTGGCACTCACGCCGCGGTGCCCGTACCTTGTAATTTGATCGGGTAGCAGGGCCACGTGCCTCAAGGGAGCGCGTACCTATGCAGTGATGCAGGTGAAGTATAAAACTGCCGGTTCTTCTGGAGCGGGCTGCCGTAGTGGACTGTTGCACAGCCCACTGCTAACTGCGACCTCGGGGCACGAATAATAGAGTTCGGGCCGAAAATGATTCGTAATGAAACAGCTGTTGCGGTACGCGTGCTCCCGGAGAATCGCGCTTCTCCCAGAACTGGCGTGACACATGCATGGTGACCTCTGTCAATGTCTGCCTTCACTCCAGGCTTTGTTCTCGACAGTTCTGGCGCGCTTTGCGTGAAAAATCTTAAGCAGCCCTTCTCTTTGTCCTGTCCGGGCAACTGCGAATTCGATGTTAACGGGACATGCTCTTGTTTGGAAGAAACCAGGAGCGAATCATCGTGTCCACCCGGATTCTCACTGGACAGCTCTTTGAGGTTATGCGCAACGACAGTTGAAACTGCTGCGGTCCCAGTTTGCCCAGCTGACCGAAAGCTCACTAACAATAAATGTAGTGGCGTGTCGGTCATGTCCCCGCAGTTCCGGTGCCCTCATCCCTCAGTTCTCAAGGGGGATCTCTGCATACAGGAAGATGTGGTGGCTCCCCAGCAGCATTGCCCCCCCGGTTTCAGTTTAGCTGCCCAAGGAATTGAGTATCGGCGTTCACTCGCTCGAAGCCAGACTGCCGAGGCAGTagctcgcctccgcacgcTAGGTATCTTTgggcgaggaaggaagaACGAAGACGATGATGACCCAGCTGTCTCGTTCTTCGAAAAGCCCGATGCTGAAAAGAGGAAGCCGTTCGCCAGCGCCTTGAGGGCAGCTCAGCACCATGCAGGGCCGGCACCAAGTCAAGGGGCTCAAGAAATCCTTTCTCCATCACAGACAACTTCCGCGCTGCCCCAGCAGCCGGGCACGCTCGACGTGTCCGAGCCTGCGCCACTTTGCATTAGCAGCGATGAGACCCCTGCACGCCCGTCGTGCCCCCCAAGTCACCGCCTAGAGAACTCTGTCTGTGTCAGCGAGGTAGGCATTGCCCACTTCAGGGACGCAGTACCGCGAGTGGCAGACCTAGCAATACTAGCACAACTGTCTCGTGGCTGCGGTCGCAGTGCTGTGGTCACTGTTGTAAAGGGGATCCTCGGGAGGGAAGGATTCACCGCATGTGATATTCATCctgccgccctctgcagacATGTTTCTCTGGAGTGAAACCGCTTTGCCGAGAAATTCTTCCACATGTCAGTCGCAAGAGAGTGGAGGCTCATCCCGCTGAACGCTGTTTATGACATGCTTCGTGAAATTGCCGTACAGATTGTAGAAGCAGTGGACATGCAGTGTGACGACGGGTTCCACTACGACGCGAGGACTCTTGCATGCGTCCAAGAAAAATTGGTTCCGTCGAACAGCGAATGCCCTGATGGGTACCGCCTTGAGGGCAACCAGTGCGTAGCCAGCGAAGTTCAGGAACCGCAGCGCGTCTGTCGGTAAGCGCGGCATCTCCATTATGGACTAGAGGGCTCGTTAATGGCCAGCCCGGCACGCTAAGTCTCACCTGCAGTCACTTGGAGGCAACCAGTGGAGTCCAGGTGTTGCACAGTTCATGTACATGGAGGCTCTCCGGCGTACTGTGTAGAGATCCAAGACAAGGCCATTCAGTGCGCATCCGTGGTAGCACACTTGGAACAAAAACGTCTTTCACCATGCGTCATTTCCTACATATTTCCGCTGTAGTCAAGCCATTGGATGCCGATGTCCAGTGGGTTCCAACGTGTCTTGAGTTCTTTGATTGCCTACGGCATCGTAGCATGCTCTGCTCTTGCTTCCCAGAGAGGGCTTCACTTACCAGGCAAACGAAGACGCGTGCGTGAAGATTCTGAAGGAGCCGCCACGTTTGAAGTGCCCGGGAGCTGATTACTTCTTTGACGGTCGTAACTGCGAGAAGAGACGTACCGTCGAGCCGACGAACAACTGCCCTGCGGGGCGGCTGATGAATGACGCCTGCCTAGTCATCGAGAACAAATCTGCAACGCATACATGCCCGCCTAACGCGACGCTGGACAAGAATCTTATGAAGTGCATGAGCTCGTCGGTGGCTCCGGTGAAATATTCTTGCACCCAAGGTAAGCTGACAGGCATGTGGGCGTTCTGAATGACTCAGTATCCGCGTGACGTCCCTAGCGGCACATCATCGGCGCTAGTCATATTTGCAGGAAACTGACTTGTACCTGTTAGAGCAGTTCTCCTTGCGCTGACAGGACCTCAATTTGTGTTGAGTCTCAAGTGCGCGTCCTCATACCAGGCGATTTTGGCGTTGTCAAGCTGGCCTTTGGCGATCTCTCGAAGACAATATTCGTGTGATACCTACCTGGCTTTTCCCGAACGTGCAGATTGCTAAGCGATTGAAACTGTCAACAGGCTGACATCCCCTCCGATGCATCTGTCTGTTTTATGCTGCTTCTGCATGCCCGCCGTTCTCTGTCTGCATTGTTGTTTTCGTTCGAACTTGGCTTGCATCTGCGTGTGGCTTCACCAAACGGTCCTGCGTTGCGTGCAGGGGAACTAACTGAGGAGAGGACATGTCTGAACCGAAAGACGCACACAGCTCAAGCTGTTTGCCCAGACGGTTTCGATCAGCGCGGCCACGTCTGTGTCAAGGAAAAGGCTTTTCAGCCTGTCGCAACGTGCCCAGCTGGTGCAGCGCTAGTTGGGGCAGACTGTCTTCTGCAGGAAGACTCAGACCCAAAGTTGACATGCGGGCCTGGCTTTGAACTCCAGGGTGGAAAATGCGTTATGGGAAAGAAAGTGGCTCCTCTACAGACCTGCTCGGCGGGCTACACGCCATACAAAGATAAATGCATCAAACAGGTATGATTCGGGAGGTCTACTTCTCTGCTTCTTAGCGATCGCAGCCACCCGGCGCTCCTACCGTCAGTAAGCTGAAGCGAGTAGGCCTTGAAGCATTGTGTGCAATCCTTGGTGCGAACGTTGGTGGTGATCCATCTGGCACTGAGATTCACCTTCCTTTGTTGTCTTGGTTCTCTGTGCCACAGACGCGTCGGTCAGGACAAATCACGTGCCCGGACTCTTTCACGTATGATGGCACACAGTGCGTTGTGAACGACCAGCAGAAGCCGATCTATGTGTGCCCCGAGGGCTACTTgccagaaggcgaggacggcaCCTGTGCCCCTCAGATGGAGCGCCCCATGGCGTTGCCGCCCGTCTCTGCCGCAGATACACACGGTGCCCTCttcgaggagaagaaaaagacagGGCTCCAGATCATGTCGCTTGGGCGGCGCAAGCCGCAATTCATGATGTCTGCGTAGCTCAGAGACAGGGCTAGGGCGTGTTGGCGGGCGTCTCAACCGGCCTGGGACTCGAGAACGCAGACGGCCTTCTTTGCCGTAGCCTCCACTTGTTGTTAGCGTGAGATTCGTTTTCCTTCGCATGGGTGTGATCTAAGTGCCGCTTTTAGAAGAAGAGTTACGGATTTTATCGTATTTGTGGTATTTGTGGTGACACTAACACCACCCTTTTCAGTAAAACCGACTCATTTGTACTTTCACGCCGCCATCAAAGATTGCAGTGCCACAAAATTCAGTCCAGTGATTTGAGCGAGGCTGGTGGCAGCGACGCACCACGTCACAGTCCAGACCGAAGACTGCATCCCTGCGAAACTAACGAATGTCTCGCTCTTTCGCATCAGCAGCCCCCCGCGGTGCCCGTAGTGTGAGAGTGAGCAGATTATGGAGTTTATCAATGCGCCCTAGCAACAGGCCTCCATCTTTGTCCcgttctctcctcctctcggcgAGCCAGCCTTCCATTCTGCCGTGTGAAGGCTTGTGCCGGCGGCCCAACTCGCGGAAAACCTCAGAATGGGGCTCCAGGAGCACacacgcgccagcggccgtCGGTAGAagcgctgcagacagcggcCCTTTGctgtcgaggcgccgcggacgcgggggCACGAGAAGGGCAAGGGGAGAGACAGGGGGGGAAATCACAGCAGGCGACGAACTCCTAATGTGACGCACACTGAGGAGACCTGCTTCCTCTGTagcacacatacacacatccACACTCTACTGCATCGTCGTAGAAAACCGAAAATCCGCGGATGCGCCTAGATTCGTTGACAGGGCTGCATGCCCAAGTACGCAGTCCGCATGCTTCAAAGCCACCCAGTCGCAAAGAGCTAGTGACTACTAGAAGCACCCGGGACCCCGCCCCCACAACTGacctgcagcgcagaggaaacgaCCATCCAGCGAGGTGTCAAGCGACGGGGGATGCGGCGTACCCCGTGTCTTTACCTAACCAGCGGtcggcgcgaggctggcggcAAAATTCTTGTGGACTACAAAACGACGGAGACTAACAGTTAGTTGCTAATCTACAATCATTCGAGGTAAATTTCCTCCCTCATCGAGCCCCTCGCGGCGGAAACTGTCTTTAAGGGAGGTCCATACGCGTGCAAACCCTCCTTTCCAGCCCAGAGATCCTCACCATCTTTAGTCCGGCTTCGGGCGCCCCGGGCAGCTACTTGCCCCTTGCGCGGTAGGACGGGCCTCTTTCCGAGACGCTGGACGATGAGCCACTGCCAGCCACGAGACAGCGACCCGTATACGGCCCCAGTTGTCGCATGGAGCAGCAGGGCTTTGGAGGCGTGGTAGTCTTTCCAGATGGCGTCGGCTTCGACGGCTTCcaagctctcgcgcgcctcatGCGCTGGCACCAAGGCCGGCTCTTGCGAGAGGAAACTGCGTGTCGCATCTCCTTCGGCCCCGGCGCAGTCTGCAGACGAGCTGCGGTAGTCGAGCGGCGGACTCGGCGCATCGTCGCCAGCGGACGCGCTGAGGCCCTTCAGGATcgacgcgaggagactcTCCGCCTCCCGGCTGACGACAACCTGCGGCAGGAGATGCCCCGCGCGAACCGACTGGCGCTCCAGCGCACATGTCAGATCTGCAGCGGCTCTCCGCAACTTGCGCAGCAGAACGAGGATCTCGCCAATCACGTGGTGAGAGCCTtgtccgtcgccgcgcccggacccgcacgcgcgtcgctggaCCGCGTACACAGCGAGCGGGACTCTCTCTTCACCCTGGCGCCTCATGACCGTCAACTCAGGCTCGCTAAAATGCGGCTGCCACGCGTTGCCTAGCTCGCCCCCAAGCGACCCGAGACCCGTCGGGTCGCGGGGGCCGCGACTCCACGCGGCCGGTCGCTGCAGCCTCACCAGAACGTTGTCCTGGGGGCCCGGAAATCCAGCCCCTCCCATCTCGCAGACTACGTCACCCCACATCCGGTGCTCGTTCAGTTGCGTCGCGTGCATGGTTCGGAGGTCACTTGGAATCCAACAGGGCGTACTCACAGTCACTGCCATCAGAAACAGGGGGCCCCTGTCTTCCCAGGCCCTCAacagcgcagcgagccgaCGGACCTGTGGCCAGATCCGCGACAGCTCCTCGCCACCCGCTACTCTCTGTCCCGGCAGCACCTCCGgggggcggcctgcgcccgctTCGTCGCCGAGCTTCGCAAGCAGCGCAGCCTGGCAGGCCCTCGAAGACActttcttctcctgcggAAAGCAGCACGCAACCAGCAAAGCCCCAAgggtctccttcgccgcttgCTCCAACTCGCCCAGCCGGGCAGCACCGAAACCGTCGACATAGGGGTCCTTCAAGGCGTCGCtgtccgctgtctccgcgacCACGCTCCGCGACAGGCTGAGCTGAGCCCCCCCGATCGCCGTCCTGGAcaccggcggctgcgcagccgcgccactGCTGACAGAGCCCAGGGGAAGTCCCTGCACGTCGCCGTCCAGTCGTGTTGCGTTCAAaaccgcggccgcgtgcttctcggaggccgccgagagcCCCCGCGGGGGCGCTCGGACGCTCCCCTCGACGACCCACCACTCGTAGCCGCCGCACTGCCTGCCAGGCGCTGCGTCCAGACGCACGGTGGCGTCGCTCGCTTTTGGGCcttccagcgcctccgcagtccgccgctgctcgcgcgccacttcgcggaggcgcgctcgcTTCTCCACGAGGaacgccggaggaggcgcgggcgcccagCCTCCGGCCCCCGCCTCTGGTCGTTGCTGACtccacgcggccgcggtcgcggcagaGGGAGCAGCCTGAGCGCCGCTGTATCCGCCGGCCGCActcgcagcgagaggcggaaaaaGGACCTCTTCGCTGAGGAACTGAAACtgtttctctttctcttcaagcgcggcggcggtgcagGACCACAGGTCGTCGCCCACATCGTGGGAACGAGACAGCAGGCGGGGAAAGGCGTACGGGTACTGGCGATCGAGCATGCTGTGAAGCAGGAGAAACGaatcttcttcttcctcaatGTCTTCCAAGTCGATGTTGCTGTCATCGTTGTGCTCCAGGTCCTCCTGGACACTCTGAGCGCCCTCAGAAACTTCTGTCAATGGAGACGACACGATTCCCacggaggaaggcggcagcggctcgccctcCATCGCGACAGatacgcgcgccgccgagacagACGATGAGACAGGTGTGGCTTCCAGCGAGACAGATGCTTCACCCGTTGAGAGAGCTATGCCCTCCGTTAGCGCAGTGAATGCTTCCTTCTCGCTAAGCCTcagggcctgcgccgcgcctcctggcgcgtctcccgccgCGTCTTGGCTGTCGGTCTGTGtgcgagcggctgcggccgcgcacgcctttcgttgtcgcctccgtctgccGAGCGCCTTGACGCGGCTCTCCAGTGGGCACGAGTCGCCGTCCTCGATGATCCCCGAGACCGCGTTGCCGGTGCCCAGCGGAAGCACGACCGGCGCGCTTTGCtcagccgcctcctcctcgccttgcGTGCAACTCAGAGCGGAATGCCTCCGGGAGCTCTTCTCCACGACATGCAGCTTATCCATCTTGCAGTCGAGCAAGTCGAACAACACGAGGCGCACAGGTGTCGGGATGGCCTGCTCCGCTAGGGGGCCGCCGTGGAGACCGCTCCCCACACCCGGGCCCCTGGCGTCGAGCTCAGAGAGGCGCTCGAGGCACCACAGCAGCTTCCTGCAGTGGACAAGACACGGCGGCGTGTCTTGCCGGCAGATGTTCAAGGCACTGCCCAAGTTATTCGTCGCGTCCTGAAGCGTGATGCATGCGAaccgcgcgcgtccgcgggccTTCCGCACAGCCAGAGGCACGTTCGCCTGGCTCGGTGCCGAGGCTGACCGCGATCcctgcgctgccgtcggcTCGCTCCCGTCcccccgcaggcgctcggcggaaagcggagaggaaagcagccccgacgccgcgggctccTCCTGGGGCGGCAGAAAGGCTGAGGCAACGGAGGGTGGCGACGAGAGACTCGCGACGGGACTGGAGCACCGCCCTCGCCGGTACTCACGCCCCGCAGCGgcccccgcctccgcttcgccgcgagcgcccaTCAGcccggcgaaggcgtcgccctGGGCGCCATTAGACACCCTCGAGTTCCCCCCTAcgccgagagccgcggctccAGTCTCGGTgggcgtcgcccgcccgAGCGTCTGCCTACGCAGAGACCTCGCGGGATGCCTCTCGTCCTGAGTTCTGCTGTCAAGCAGCTTCAGGCAAGCGGCGGCCTGAGGGGAGCCCGGCGGGAGGCAGCCCACGAGGGCGAGCCTCGCTATCGGCGCAATGTgcctccgcagcagacgaatcaaccgcggcgcgcggaagagcgcGGCCTCACCTTCCTCCAcgtgcgcctgcagagacaacGTGTCtggtctgcggcgcccgggcggcttcgtcgcggcgtgcgcgtccTGCCGGTTCAACGACCGCAGGCACCGAACCAAAAAGGAGAGCAGCCTCACCACTTCCAGCGCCTCGACAGCCCGGTGCCCgatcgcctgcaggcgcaacTCGtgacgcgcggccgcgtcgaaCTCTTGAGAAGACTCGCCGGAGGTCTGTGCGTCgcccagcgccggcgcgcgggctcgGGTGTCTGAAGACAGagcctctcgcggccgcggcgcccctccaCTATTTTGCATCGAATCGAGGATGCGCAGTGTGTCGCAGACCTGGCGGAAGACCGGGTTCACCTTGCTGGCGAAGCGAGGGAGCTGCTCAGACTGCAGCGCGTCCACCTCGCCAAGGAGGCGCTCGAAGGCCGCCTTCCGCTCGTCCGCCCACTGCTCCCGCTTGACGGCCTCCcggacggccgcggcgtcgggaaacagagaagatagcgtctccgcgcccgacTCTCCGCGACATCGAGACGCTCTGGCGGGCGTG is drawn from Besnoitia besnoiti strain Bb-Ger1 chromosome VI, whole genome shotgun sequence and contains these coding sequences:
- a CDS encoding oocyst wall protein OWP3 (encoded by transcript BESB_064840), with translation MYIQWRLTFLPLASGLLEVVMQASAAAAQEVKATAFCTEGFVLDSSGALCVKNLKQPFSLSCPGNCEFDVNGTCSCLEETRSESSCPPGFSLDSSLRLCATTVETAAVPVCPADRKLTNNKCSGVSVMSPQFRCPHPSVLKGDLCIQEDVVAPQQHCPPGFSLAAQGIEYRRSLARSQTAEAVARLRTLGIFGRGRKNEDDDDPAVSFFEKPDAEKRKPFASALRAAQHHAGPAPSQGAQEILSPSQTTSALPQQPGTLDVSEPAPLCISSDETPARPSCPPSHRLENSVCVSEIVEAVDMQCDDGFHYDARTLACVQEKLVPSNSECPDGYRLEGNQCVASEVQEPQRVCREGFTYQANEDACVKILKEPPRLKCPGADYFFDGRNCEKRRTVEPTNNCPAGRLMNDACLVIENKSATHTCPPNATLDKNLMKCMSSSVAPVKYSCTQGELTEERTCLNRKTHTAQAVCPDGFDQRGHVCVKEKAFQPVATCPAGAALVGADCLLQEDSDPKLTCGPGFELQGGKCVMGKKVAPLQTCSAGYTPYKDKCIKQTRRSGQITCPDSFTYDGTQCVVNDQQKPIYVCPEGYLPEGEDGTCAPQMERPMALPPVSAADTHGALFEEKKKTGLQIMSLGRRKPQFMMSA
- a CDS encoding hypothetical protein (encoded by transcript BESB_064850) is translated as MKLLGCARAVAKQHEELVITGIAGHAKGSFRQRVFGRRNLSSLLLFRRIVFSRSGGSISTPPLRSSAVASPFCLSPSPSFPCHRFASPSSSLSPLSGSVAAGFSSLSEASATASSSSSLAFSAPASPSSAPGLFRSSPAASALAKDVFARVDLLEDPVDRRLAADAAEKLLTAPLDAVEAFMSERVHSFLRSKSFSAVLSSAADEDTLSVVGRRGHAGDCQQRFHAACWAAAAVLSARGDGRRAQLRNSQSFFWLHFTSHMQYGLLPLSRILLFAQSDPTHLPAHAAPLPPSSDSSESLDFAPASLCPTDLNPPFSPAPAAATPDAPAPGSSSSALTSRPAADAAPPAESQETLASALSTAGVLSSPGEQSRVQLDAEVTRIWDDVCYRLAVLGRLFGLYRRQNFAGAYGPSAHAASPVSTPARASRCRGESGAETLSSLFPDAAAVREAVKREQWADERKAAFERLLGEVDALQSEQLPRFASKVNPVFRQVCDTLRILDSMQNSGGAPRPREALSSDTRARAPALGDAQTSGESSQEFDAAARHELRLQAIGHRAVEALEVVRLLSFLVRCLRSLNRQDAHAATKPPGRRRPDTLSLQAHVEEGEAALFRAPRLIRLLRRHIAPIARLALVGCLPPGSPQAAACLKLLDSRTQDERHPARSLRRQTLGRATPTETGAAALGVGGNSRVSNGAQGDAFAGLMGARGEAEAGAAAGREYRRGRCSSPVASLSSPPSVASAFLPPQEEPAASGLLSSPLSAERLRGDGSEPTAAQGSRSASAPSQANVPLAVRKARGRARFACITLQDATNNLGSALNICRQDTPPCLVHCRKLLWCLERLSELDARGPGVGSGLHGGPLAEQAIPTPVRLVLFDLLDCKMDKLHVVEKSSRRHSALSCTQGEEEAAEQSAPVVLPLGTGNAVSGIIEDGDSCPLESRVKALGRRRRQRKACAAAAARTQTDSQDAAGDAPGGAAQALRLSEKEAFTALTEGIALSTGEASVSLEATPVSSSVSAARVSVAMEGEPLPPSSVGIVSSPLTEVSEGAQSVQEDLEHNDDSNIDLEDIEEEEDSFLLLHSMLDRQYPYAFPRLLSRSHDVGDDLWSCTAAALEEKEKQFQFLSEEVLFPPLAASAAGGYSGAQAAPSAATAAAWSQQRPEAGAGGWAPAPPPAFLVEKRARLREVAREQRRTAEALEGPKASDATVRLDAAPGRQCGGYEWWVVEGSVRAPPRGLSAASEKHAAAVLNATRLDGDVQGLPLGSVSSGAAAQPPVSRTAIGGAQLSLSRSVVAETADSDALKDPYVDGFGAARLGELEQAAKETLGALLVACCFPQEKKVSSRACQAALLAKLGDEAGAGRPPEVLPGQRVAGGEELSRIWPQVRRLAALLRAWEDRGPLFLMAVTVSTPCWIPSDLRTMHATQLNEHRMWGDVVCEMGGAGFPGPQDNVLVRLQRPAAWSRGPRDPTGLGSLGGELGNAWQPHFSEPELTVMRRQGEERVPLAVYAVQRRACGSGRGDGQGSHHVIGEILVLLRKLRRAAADLTCALERQSVRAGHLLPQVVVSREAESLLASILKGLSASAGDDAPSPPLDYRSSSADCAGAEGDATRSFLSQEPALVPAHEARESLEAVEADAIWKDYHASKALLLHATTGAVYGSLSRGWQWLIVQRLGKRPVLPRKGQVAARGARSRTKDEEAGLLSVRHIRSSSPAVISPPVSPLALLVPPRPRRLDSKGPLSAALLPTAAGACVLLEPHSEVFRELGRRHKPSHGRMEGWLAERRRERDKDGGLLLGRIDKLHNLLTLTLRAPRGAADAKERDIR